A part of Ignavibacteriales bacterium genomic DNA contains:
- a CDS encoding TonB-dependent receptor, with protein MEEILLASSSNEPIRSFANVSGAKNYGVEFEVRKSLAFITSTFDHFSFVGNLSLISSSIVIDENNNVGFQKSDRALQGQADYIFNLGLYYDNYESGFSSSLVYNKVGQRIAKVGTADLGDIIEKPVDLIDINFSQKVFEKFSIKLSVKDLLNQDRKFIQQTASGDQVAELRRVGRNISLGFGYQL; from the coding sequence ATTGAAGAAATACTACTTGCATCTTCAAGTAATGAACCGATTCGTTCATTCGCAAATGTTAGCGGAGCTAAAAATTATGGGGTAGAGTTTGAGGTTAGAAAATCATTAGCATTTATCACTTCAACTTTCGATCATTTCTCTTTTGTAGGTAATCTAAGTTTAATTTCATCTTCAATCGTGATTGATGAGAACAATAATGTTGGATTCCAAAAATCCGATAGAGCTTTACAGGGTCAAGCAGATTATATTTTCAATCTCGGACTATACTACGACAATTATGAATCGGGTTTTTCGTCTTCTTTAGTTTATAACAAAGTCGGGCAGCGAATCGCAAAGGTAGGTACGGCTGATCTTGGAGATATCATTGAAAAACCGGTTGACTTAATTGACATTAACTTCTCACAAAAAGTATTTGAAAAATTCAGCATAAAATTATCTGTAAAAGATTTATTAAATCAAGATCGTAAGTTCATTCAGCAGACAGCAAGCGGAGATCAGGTTGCTGAATTAAGAAGAGTCGGTAGAAATATATCACTCGGATTTGGTTATCAGTTATAA
- a CDS encoding TonB-dependent receptor, which yields MFYSSTTFRLKLKELITPSLMCLILLLVMSPNSFAQSSGSISGKIIDNSNNEELIGANVLIIGTNYGASSDIDGQFSIKFVPTGKYTLKISYISYQTVTVESVEVKPGEDTKINISLDPASTELEEVVVTAEALKTTETSVLKIQKNSSNIVDGVSSELISKNNSTDGTDVLKRMSGVTITDGKYAFVRGVSDRYNNTLLNGASLPSTDPEKKSFSYDIFPANLIENLITAKTFSPDKPGDFSGGLIQINTIEFPSNFTLNVSASTGFNTLTSFKNYTGYSGGKTDFYGIDDGTRDYPSIINDSKVVKGNFTSDELNSITTAFKNNWNTTNSTAPLNGNIKLSVGDKYELGENILGYVASFNYSSSLSNEEKERNFYDFSGPRYNFKGNSFNQNIMLGGMLNLSYKFAATNKISLKNVFNQNADDETTIYTGDYRYADQYREITSLRYVSRSLLSNQLIGEHQFDFFRSTNIDWAVNYSRSTRNEPDARRYVYARSIENPTDPLRFQLDQSLATRYYGNLDDQDLSFATNFTIKPFEFSEAPSFKFGLLYDRKDRNFEARSFGFRNIPGGNFQFEDSVLQQSVDQIFAPENINSTFIEVTEITKPSDSYDSNQKLAAGYLMFDANVFEKIRIASGVRLEYSNQILNSESQTGTLINVSNFYRDWLPSLNLTYGLTNDINLRFAFSTTLSRPEFRELAPFSYFDFISNELVQGNPDLQRSLINNYDLRFELYPSAGELAAVSLFYKNFKIRLKKYYLHLQVMNRFVHSQMLAELKIMG from the coding sequence ATGTTTTATAGTTCAACAACTTTCAGATTAAAATTGAAAGAATTAATAACACCTTCACTAATGTGCTTAATACTCTTGTTAGTAATGAGCCCTAATTCATTTGCTCAATCGAGCGGATCAATTAGTGGAAAAATAATTGACAATTCAAACAACGAAGAGTTAATTGGTGCAAACGTGCTCATCATCGGAACAAATTATGGAGCTTCAAGCGACATTGATGGGCAATTTAGTATCAAGTTTGTTCCGACGGGGAAGTACACACTAAAAATTTCATACATCTCATATCAAACAGTAACTGTAGAAAGTGTCGAAGTTAAACCAGGTGAAGACACAAAAATAAATATCTCATTAGATCCAGCTTCTACAGAACTTGAGGAAGTTGTAGTCACTGCCGAAGCATTAAAGACTACTGAAACATCAGTGCTGAAAATTCAAAAAAATTCCTCAAACATTGTTGACGGAGTCAGTTCTGAATTGATAAGCAAAAATAATAGCACGGACGGGACAGATGTTCTTAAGAGAATGTCCGGTGTTACAATCACTGATGGCAAATATGCTTTTGTTCGCGGAGTGAGTGATAGATACAATAATACTTTATTAAATGGGGCAAGTCTGCCGAGCACAGATCCCGAAAAGAAAAGTTTTTCTTATGATATTTTCCCTGCCAATCTTATCGAGAATTTAATAACTGCAAAAACTTTTTCGCCTGATAAGCCCGGTGATTTTAGCGGCGGACTTATTCAAATCAATACAATCGAATTTCCTTCGAATTTTACTTTGAATGTTAGTGCTTCAACAGGATTTAATACGCTCACCTCCTTTAAGAATTACACCGGTTACAGCGGAGGTAAAACCGATTTCTACGGAATTGATGATGGAACAAGAGACTACCCCTCGATTATCAATGATTCAAAAGTGGTAAAAGGAAATTTCACTTCGGATGAACTCAATAGCATTACCACTGCCTTTAAAAATAATTGGAATACTACAAATTCAACAGCTCCTTTAAATGGAAATATAAAACTTTCTGTCGGAGACAAATATGAGCTTGGGGAAAATATACTTGGCTATGTAGCTTCATTTAACTATTCCTCCTCACTTTCAAATGAAGAGAAAGAAAGAAATTTTTATGATTTCAGCGGACCGCGTTACAATTTCAAAGGCAATTCGTTCAACCAGAATATAATGCTTGGCGGTATGCTTAATCTCAGTTACAAATTTGCTGCTACAAACAAAATCAGTTTGAAAAATGTATTTAACCAAAATGCAGATGATGAAACAACAATTTATACCGGTGATTACAGATACGCTGATCAGTACAGGGAAATTACATCACTCAGATATGTCTCAAGATCATTACTATCAAATCAACTTATCGGTGAACATCAATTCGATTTCTTCCGAAGCACTAATATTGACTGGGCTGTAAATTATTCCCGCTCAACTCGTAATGAGCCCGATGCAAGAAGGTATGTTTATGCAAGATCAATTGAAAATCCAACCGATCCTCTTAGGTTTCAATTGGACCAATCGCTTGCGACAAGATACTACGGAAATTTAGATGATCAGGATTTATCCTTTGCAACAAATTTTACTATCAAACCATTTGAATTTTCTGAAGCCCCTTCCTTTAAATTTGGTTTGCTGTACGACAGAAAAGATAGAAATTTTGAGGCAAGATCTTTTGGGTTCAGAAATATTCCCGGTGGAAATTTTCAATTCGAAGATAGTGTGCTTCAACAATCTGTTGATCAAATATTTGCGCCTGAAAATATAAATTCTACTTTTATCGAAGTTACGGAAATTACCAAGCCATCGGACAGTTATGATTCAAATCAGAAATTAGCAGCAGGTTATTTAATGTTTGATGCTAATGTATTTGAAAAAATTAGAATTGCCTCCGGAGTTAGATTGGAATATTCAAACCAAATACTCAATTCAGAATCACAAACCGGAACTCTGATCAATGTTTCAAATTTCTATCGTGATTGGCTGCCGAGTTTAAATTTAACATACGGATTAACTAACGATATCAACTTACGTTTTGCTTTCAGTACAACTCTCTCAAGACCAGAATTTAGAGAACTTGCGCCATTCAGTTACTTCGATTTCATATCCAATGAATTGGTTCAAGGCAATCCGGATTTACAAAGAAGCTTAATAAACAATTATGATTTACGGTTTGAACTTTACCCCTCAGCCGGCGAATTAGCTGCAGTTAGTTTATTCTATAAAAATTTCAAAATCCGATTGAAGAAATACTACTTGCATCTTCAAGTAATGAACCGATTCGTTCATTCGCAAATGTTAGCGGAGCTAAAAATTATGGGGTAG
- a CDS encoding DUF190 domain-containing protein, with protein MKINRDAKLLRIFVGESDKHGSIPVYETIVLEAKKSGLAGATAFKGVMGFGGNSRIHTAKILRLSEDLPMIIEIVDEQEKIELFLPRVDSIFEEANCGGLITIEKAEVIKYSAAKK; from the coding sequence ATGAAAATCAATCGTGATGCAAAACTGCTTAGAATATTTGTCGGTGAAAGTGATAAGCATGGTTCAATTCCTGTTTATGAAACAATAGTGCTCGAAGCTAAAAAATCTGGATTAGCCGGTGCAACAGCCTTCAAAGGTGTTATGGGTTTTGGCGGGAACAGTCGAATTCACACAGCAAAAATTCTCCGTCTTTCGGAAGACCTTCCAATGATAATAGAGATTGTTGATGAACAAGAAAAAATTGAACTATTTCTACCAAGGGTTGATTCCATTTTTGAAGAAGCAAATTGCGGCGGCTTAATTACAATTGAAAAAGCCGAAGTAATAAAATATTCTGCTGCAAAAAAGTAA
- the crcB gene encoding fluoride efflux transporter CrcB, which produces MINYLIVSAGAAIGGALRYWMSNFVYNFLPANFAYGTLSVNFFGSLLLGFIMFGLDAKELISPQLKLFLTIGLCGGFTTFSTFTFETFNLLKESQYLLASLNIVLNVFLCLAGIILANIISN; this is translated from the coding sequence ATGATTAATTATCTAATTGTATCAGCAGGAGCGGCGATAGGGGGAGCACTTCGCTATTGGATGTCGAACTTCGTTTATAATTTTTTGCCGGCTAATTTTGCTTACGGAACTTTGTCGGTAAATTTTTTTGGAAGTTTACTATTAGGATTTATCATGTTTGGACTGGATGCAAAAGAATTAATTTCACCGCAATTAAAATTATTTTTAACCATTGGGTTATGCGGAGGATTTACTACGTTTTCTACATTTACGTTCGAGACTTTTAATTTACTCAAAGAATCTCAATACCTGCTTGCCTCGTTAAATATTGTATTAAATGTCTTTCTTTGTTTAGCAGGAATTATTTTGGCTAATATAATTTCAAATTAA
- a CDS encoding DUF4249 family protein, giving the protein MKLYLQKILLLTLLSFLISCSEDFNLKSEFKQQYVLNCIINGDTTYQFASISKTFDVEGYDPSVNEKDLTVRDAVINIFYNGNNYLLRDTIVLNADGSESFIYYTNSLQPEPNKTLSIEAALSDGTILKSSTTTPKAGNLTFFPEDVVTDYSIGHNTEGQTLFWEITNPENNNALFLPSLIIIYYKEENGNDIKKEKLVPLYYFNSIDGEVLPFYPIVTEQNQITFDISVLNQAMNEISGDDTSKLSYKIDSSLFELYLLDRNLAPYILTSQSFTDGYTVLLDQLDYSNIENGYGVFGSFYKKSLKISFDVNYLESFGYVLYSP; this is encoded by the coding sequence ATGAAGTTATATCTGCAAAAAATATTATTACTAACTCTTCTTTCATTTTTAATTTCCTGCAGTGAAGACTTTAATCTGAAGTCTGAGTTTAAGCAGCAGTATGTTTTAAATTGTATAATAAACGGAGATACAACTTATCAGTTTGCCTCGATCTCAAAAACTTTTGATGTGGAAGGATATGACCCTTCAGTGAACGAAAAAGATTTAACAGTTAGAGATGCAGTAATAAATATTTTTTATAATGGAAATAATTATTTGCTTAGGGATACAATTGTGTTGAATGCCGACGGGAGTGAGTCTTTTATCTATTATACAAATTCATTGCAGCCTGAACCAAATAAAACTTTAAGTATAGAAGCAGCTCTTAGTGATGGAACAATTTTAAAATCATCAACTACAACACCAAAGGCAGGCAACTTAACATTTTTCCCTGAAGATGTTGTGACTGATTATTCGATTGGACACAACACTGAAGGTCAAACTTTATTTTGGGAGATAACAAATCCTGAAAACAATAATGCTCTATTCCTTCCGTCTTTAATAATAATTTATTACAAAGAAGAAAATGGTAATGATATAAAAAAAGAAAAATTAGTACCGCTATATTATTTTAATTCTATAGATGGAGAAGTACTTCCATTTTATCCAATAGTCACAGAGCAAAATCAGATTACATTTGATATTTCAGTTTTGAATCAAGCAATGAACGAAATATCGGGGGATGATACCTCAAAATTAAGCTACAAAATTGACTCATCATTATTCGAGTTATATCTACTTGATAGGAATCTCGCACCATACATTTTAACAAGCCAATCATTTACAGACGGGTACACTGTATTATTAGACCAACTCGATTATTCAAATATTGAAAATGGTTATGGTGTGTTTGGTTCGTTCTATAAAAAGAGTTTGAAAATTTCTTTTGATGTTAACTACTTAGAAAGTTTCGGCTATGTATTATATTCACCATAA
- a CDS encoding TonB-dependent receptor plug domain-containing protein yields MFRSLQHLPGVSFTGDVSAPYYVRGGSSDQKLILLNDAPVYSPFHALGLFSAIDPDVINVAEFYKGGFPLEFNGGISSLLRIISKDGNKQEYHGNASASFLSGKLLLEGPIPDGSFIVTGRKSYSTEVLKKFLNNDDIPIDFYDLSFKINYSNSDVMQDAKFMLHGFISGDNLTNSDPLKEDFKWTNKIFGFNYFQLVTDSPIFYEFFIYQSDFTSEVIPKFSSAKSNKNNLTDYTAGGNLTYKFNNRDEFSIGMKFINIKTNLALENSKGALALIDAEGTNVSIFGKFKLMQFDNFGADLGSRINFTRLAVGTPGQISFEPRLNLSYKLIQGINISASIGVYQQELTTISDENEVISIFSPWIIIPKYLNPERAAHYIAGLKFTPDEMLSFSLEGYYKLISNFASLNDKKYFESDPDLIAGKGEAYGMEFSTDLSTKNWTASLGYTLAWAFKELNGVRYHPRYDSRHTVNLSFNYNFGDDFSAGITWNYSSGFPFTQVLGYYNKLYVENLGARIFNYIPITIFDDRNTARLPDYHRLDFNISKKLQLWNFDVSTDISFVNVYDRKNLFYFDLTTGKRINMLPFLVTATIKIEI; encoded by the coding sequence TTGTTTAGATCTTTGCAGCACTTGCCAGGGGTTAGTTTTACCGGAGATGTTTCGGCGCCATATTATGTAAGGGGTGGGTCGAGCGATCAGAAGTTAATTTTGTTGAATGATGCCCCTGTTTACAGTCCTTTCCATGCTTTAGGTCTTTTCAGTGCGATAGATCCCGACGTAATAAATGTTGCAGAGTTCTATAAAGGCGGTTTCCCTCTTGAATTTAACGGCGGCATTTCTTCTTTACTTCGTATCATTTCGAAGGACGGAAATAAACAAGAATATCATGGAAATGCAAGTGCAAGTTTTTTAAGCGGCAAATTACTTCTCGAAGGTCCAATCCCGGATGGTTCATTTATTGTTACTGGAAGAAAAAGTTATTCAACAGAAGTGCTCAAAAAGTTTTTGAATAACGATGATATCCCAATAGATTTTTATGATTTATCTTTTAAAATTAATTACTCTAATTCAGATGTAATGCAGGATGCTAAATTTATGCTGCACGGTTTTATCAGCGGAGATAATCTTACGAACAGCGATCCGTTGAAAGAGGATTTCAAGTGGACGAATAAAATATTCGGGTTTAATTATTTTCAATTGGTTACTGATAGCCCGATTTTTTATGAATTTTTTATTTATCAAAGCGACTTTACGAGTGAAGTAATTCCCAAATTCTCTTCAGCAAAAAGCAATAAAAATAATTTGACTGATTATACAGCAGGGGGTAATCTAACCTATAAATTTAATAACCGTGATGAGTTTTCAATCGGTATGAAATTTATAAATATCAAAACAAATTTAGCTCTCGAAAATTCCAAAGGCGCTTTAGCTTTGATTGATGCTGAAGGTACTAACGTTAGCATTTTTGGTAAATTTAAATTAATGCAGTTCGATAACTTCGGTGCTGACTTAGGTTCGAGAATTAATTTTACAAGACTTGCTGTCGGAACTCCGGGACAAATATCATTTGAGCCGCGGCTGAATCTTTCCTATAAATTAATTCAGGGAATTAATATAAGTGCATCAATCGGAGTCTATCAGCAGGAACTCACAACTATTTCTGATGAGAATGAAGTGATAAGCATTTTCTCTCCGTGGATAATTATTCCAAAATATTTGAATCCTGAACGAGCCGCTCATTACATTGCCGGTCTAAAATTTACACCGGATGAGATGTTGTCTTTTTCTTTAGAAGGTTATTATAAATTGATCAGCAATTTCGCTTCGCTAAATGACAAAAAGTATTTTGAAAGTGACCCTGATTTGATCGCCGGCAAGGGGGAGGCTTATGGAATGGAATTCAGCACGGACTTATCCACTAAAAATTGGACAGCTTCACTCGGTTACACATTAGCCTGGGCTTTTAAGGAATTGAATGGAGTACGATATCATCCTCGATACGATTCGAGACACACAGTTAATCTAAGTTTTAATTATAATTTCGGTGATGATTTCTCCGCAGGAATAACATGGAATTATTCATCGGGATTTCCATTCACGCAAGTGCTTGGCTATTACAATAAACTCTATGTTGAAAATCTTGGCGCAAGGATTTTTAATTACATCCCAATTACAATATTTGACGATAGAAACACCGCGCGTCTGCCTGATTACCATCGTCTTGATTTTAACATTTCTAAAAAATTACAGCTTTGGAATTTTGATGTCTCCACAGATATTAGTTTTGTAAATGTTTATGATAGAAAAAATTTATTTTACTTTGATTTAACAACAGGGAAAAGAATTAACATGCTTCCGTTTTTGGTTACTGCAACTATCAAAATTGAAATATGA
- a CDS encoding carboxypeptidase-like regulatory domain-containing protein yields MAEPIYSQRTGSIRGFVEDSTTNEVLSYCNIFIEELNIGTSTNDRGYFFIPSLPAYKKYSIKISYIGYDSKNITVNVYENQITAVDIQLSPSVIQLQSVEKIGEKYKLNTSDISLEKIFLRDLEKFHKVWRMICLDLCSTCQGLVLPEMFRRHIM; encoded by the coding sequence GTGGCGGAACCCATTTATTCTCAGCGAACAGGTTCTATCAGAGGATTCGTTGAGGACTCTACGACAAATGAAGTACTTTCATATTGCAATATTTTTATTGAAGAATTAAATATTGGAACTTCGACCAATGATAGAGGTTATTTTTTCATTCCTTCTTTACCGGCATATAAAAAATATTCAATTAAAATTTCTTACATCGGATATGATTCAAAAAATATTACGGTCAATGTATATGAGAATCAAATTACTGCTGTTGATATTCAATTATCACCTTCGGTTATCCAGCTCCAATCAGTTGAAAAGATCGGTGAAAAATATAAGCTTAATACGAGTGATATAAGTTTAGAAAAAATATTTCTGCGTGATTTAGAAAAATTCCACAAAGTGTGGAGAATGATTTGTTTAGATCTTTGCAGCACTTGCCAGGGGTTAGTTTTACCGGAGATGTTTCGGCGCCATATTATGTAA
- a CDS encoding TlpA family protein disulfide reductase has translation MDSVTAKENGIFRLSLENKKYHPGFYRLSFGNNKWVDFIYDSEDVELETDANHILDSLKVLKSESNKIYYEFVKLNKDYKTKAELLQLMLSRYPNEDEYYQTTNEKLIQVQEDYLNFINITAQVNPNSFIARYVRSAQLPVIDPEIPFEKQLTYLKTHALGNVNFYDDGLIYSDAFTNKSIEYLTYYRNPQLPMGLLEKEFEAAIDSILNKAKVNEAVYTHLVEYLLDGFKKFGFDNVINYIVENYVIKDELCLDEKLETALERRIQQSRNLKVGSIVPNISIPDSSGSLIDLNKINSEKILIIFYASWCPHCQTLLPRINEFYKSQTEKKLEVLAISIDTSKTDWLKFVKTNNLAWKNVSDLKGWGGKAALDYFIYATPTMFLVDKNLKLIGMPKTVEELKEQSENR, from the coding sequence GTGGATTCAGTCACAGCAAAAGAGAATGGAATATTTCGGCTTTCATTAGAGAATAAAAAATATCACCCCGGCTTTTATCGCTTATCTTTTGGTAATAACAAATGGGTAGATTTTATTTATGATAGTGAAGATGTTGAATTAGAAACTGATGCTAATCATATTTTAGACAGTCTTAAAGTTCTCAAATCAGAATCCAATAAAATTTATTATGAATTTGTTAAACTAAATAAAGACTATAAAACTAAAGCAGAACTACTTCAGTTGATGCTTTCCCGCTATCCAAATGAGGATGAGTATTATCAAACCACAAATGAAAAACTAATACAGGTTCAGGAAGATTATCTGAATTTTATAAACATAACCGCACAAGTAAATCCAAATTCCTTCATTGCAAGATATGTTAGGTCTGCTCAACTGCCGGTAATTGATCCTGAAATTCCTTTTGAGAAGCAATTAACATATTTAAAAACTCACGCTTTGGGTAACGTGAACTTTTATGATGATGGATTGATTTACTCGGATGCTTTTACAAATAAGTCAATTGAATACCTCACGTATTACAGAAATCCACAACTTCCAATGGGCTTGCTTGAAAAAGAATTTGAAGCAGCTATTGATTCGATTCTAAATAAAGCAAAAGTTAATGAAGCAGTATATACTCATTTAGTTGAATATTTGCTTGATGGCTTCAAGAAATTTGGGTTCGATAATGTTATAAACTACATCGTTGAGAATTATGTAATTAAAGATGAATTGTGTCTGGATGAAAAACTTGAAACAGCATTAGAAAGAAGAATTCAGCAATCAAGAAATTTAAAGGTTGGAAGTATCGTTCCAAATATTAGCATTCCTGATTCATCCGGTTCGCTAATTGATTTGAATAAAATAAATTCAGAAAAGATTTTAATTATTTTTTATGCAAGCTGGTGTCCGCATTGTCAAACATTACTCCCGCGGATAAATGAATTTTATAAAAGTCAAACTGAAAAGAAATTAGAAGTTTTGGCAATATCAATTGACACATCAAAAACAGATTGGCTAAAATTTGTTAAGACCAATAATCTGGCTTGGAAAAATGTTTCAGATCTTAAAGGATGGGGAGGCAAAGCTGCATTGGATTATTTTATTTATGCAACACCAACAATGTTTCTGGTTGATAAGAATCTGAAACTAATAGGAATGCCAAAGACGGTGGAGGAGTTAAAAGAGCAATCAGAGAATAGATAA
- a CDS encoding DUF3368 domain-containing protein, translated as MYKVVIADSSCLIALSKIGELEILHTLFKYIVIPKAVYIEVVVQGIGRTGAEEIKNAKWIKVENVMNRLAVKALQINLGAGESEAITLAIEKNADLIILDDLKARQTAEELSLTFVGTLAILQKAKSKGLIKNFEKTLDDLRKEGFRFNFKLK; from the coding sequence ATGTATAAGGTTGTTATCGCCGATTCTTCTTGTTTAATTGCTCTAAGTAAAATCGGAGAGTTAGAAATTTTACATACTTTGTTCAAATATATTGTCATTCCCAAAGCAGTATATATCGAAGTGGTTGTTCAAGGAATAGGAAGAACAGGTGCCGAAGAAATTAAAAATGCAAAATGGATTAAAGTTGAGAATGTGATGAACAGACTTGCGGTAAAGGCATTACAGATTAATTTAGGCGCAGGTGAATCGGAAGCAATAACTTTGGCAATTGAGAAAAATGCTGATTTAATTATCCTCGACGATTTAAAAGCGAGACAAACTGCTGAAGAGTTATCTCTTACTTTTGTTGGTACACTGGCTATTTTGCAAAAAGCAAAATCAAAAGGATTGATCAAGAACTTTGAAAAAACTCTAGATGACTTACGAAAAGAGGGATTTAGATTTAACTTTAAATTAAAATGA
- a CDS encoding UPF0175 family protein, which produces MRINFELPASVVSQAGLNPGSLSDEVKKMVAVFLYEHNKISLSKACEVGGMSQWEFFEMNKHLGVSIHYSKKDFNTDLEKLSNV; this is translated from the coding sequence ATGAGGATAAATTTCGAACTTCCTGCATCGGTTGTATCTCAAGCAGGATTAAACCCGGGTTCGCTCAGTGATGAAGTAAAAAAAATGGTAGCTGTTTTTTTGTACGAACATAATAAAATATCATTAAGCAAAGCATGCGAAGTAGGCGGCATGAGTCAATGGGAATTCTTTGAGATGAATAAACATCTGGGTGTTTCTATTCATTACTCAAAAAAGGATTTCAATACGGACCTGGAAAAATTATCAAATGTATAA
- a CDS encoding four helix bundle protein, whose translation MALTEELPIYKATYDLVLVIFSFVKNFNKEYKYTIGESIKKEAIEVVTNVYRANCTQDKTIHLTKARENIEVIRLYIRLLKDLHQINVKQLVFVNVYIENVSKQLTGWQKAQKNPSTSSG comes from the coding sequence ATGGCATTAACAGAAGAGTTACCAATTTATAAAGCCACTTACGATTTGGTTTTAGTAATATTTAGCTTTGTAAAAAATTTTAATAAAGAATACAAGTACACAATTGGTGAAAGTATAAAAAAGGAAGCTATTGAAGTGGTTACAAATGTTTATCGTGCAAATTGCACTCAAGACAAAACAATTCATTTAACTAAAGCAAGAGAAAATATAGAAGTAATAAGATTATATATTAGGTTATTAAAAGACCTTCATCAAATAAACGTAAAACAATTGGTATTTGTAAACGTATATATAGAAAATGTATCAAAGCAGCTTACAGGCTGGCAAAAAGCACAAAAAAACCCTTCGACAAGCTCAGGGTGA